TCACCACCATGCAGCTGCATTACTGTTAGTGAGACACGCTGAACTTCTCTGGACTTCCTGTTATTTAGTCTTCACCCAAGACTACAAACACTATACAATACTGCAGTCCGAGTTTAAACGCTAGCTGGAATTCCGCTCCCTCTCAACTTCCCAAAAGAACACAACTCTTTTTAAAGTGTGCAGAGCCAAAACACAATGGAAGACTTTTCTGCCCTTCCTTCAGCTGGGGTGTGTATCTATACgtgcagggtttgttgttgttgttttgttttttaactggaGACATTTATAAATGTCTCTTCAAATGCCTCGACGTTGAAATGCTGGACCATAACACGTTCTATTTCCTGGCGACTCCTTTCATTCAAAACTCTTCTTCCTCCATCCTGGAATGCCGAGCAGTCAAagtagttttaaatttttttaatttttttttaaattaacaccaCTCCCTCACCAAATATGTCCAGTCTTTGGAATATTTGTCTCAGTTAAAAAGCCAGCTAGACATTCActgcttctttctctccccagTCTCACTATGCCTATTTTTCCATTGACAATaacttcaaaatgcaaacaaacaaataaaagaatgaaactCTGTCTAACGTGCCAGATACGAGTTCTTCAACCAGAAAAGTACAAATACAAGTTTCTTACCTGTCCTTCTTCTAAATAATTATTGTTCTCAAAAACATTTTGCCattggcttttttgttgttgttgttttaagacTCTTTCAGACTGTGAATATCTCCTCCCTTCTCCATTCTGTGCCTACGGCACATGAGCAaccttttataaataaatataataaccTGCTAATTATCTTGCTATTCTTCCTACAACCTTTTCCTTCTCACCCCACCTCAGCTTTCAACataagaaaaaacccccacaaacatcCATCTGTTCAGCAATTTATTTGGCAGCTACAGATGGTACCTTAAAATTGCCAGAGATCTGAATAACTACTGAACTTAGAACAACACCTAAAATGTAACATTATTCTGCAATTCCTAACTCAATTACTCTAATTAAGCAAACACTACAAACAACGTCTATTAAACAACAAGCAACACAAACACTGCGCAGATCATCAAGACACAAACCAATTCTAAGAATTTTAGTGCCAGAAAAGCTCAGTTTGTCTATAAATGCTTTAACTGGAACTCCCACCGGCTGCCATTGTTCTTTACTTCCAACTAATCACCATAAAACGCAACAGCAAGCTTCAACCTACATCTGGGcgagacaactttttttttccggCTACATCACTTGAGCCAAGCGGTCCATGAGCAAATCTGAGTCACAGGCAGCTGCACGCGACACACGGAACGGGCCAGAAAAGTAACTCCCAACCGGTAAGCAGGCAGCAGTGACCAAAAATTGCGTGTTAGGCTCGTGGTGTTATCTAAGAAGTTAATTACTCAAACAAAGCAGCTGAGGGTTATAGAGAAATCAATCAGAAGTTGTCCAAGCCTTGCGAGTAACACAGTTCCTCCCAACTAGTCAAAGGCACTTGCTATAATCCGTTAGGAGCAAGCAGATGAAGACCTACGGAAGCAACTACACCTTGTCCCGCAGCTCACACCTCTGGTAACAATGGACGTACGCCCTCGATCTGCACATCTGTCACCGCGTCCTGCCTTGCTTCAGCCCCTCAGCAATCCCTCCTGCAGAAGAACAAAGGCATGCTTGGGAAGACAGCCAGGCTGAGAGAAATCCAGGTGCACACAGAGCTCTCCAACGTCCGTCTGCCCGAACATGGGTTTGTGGTCGTTCTGATGCTTCGGGCCTCGACATACTGCTCCGACCATGCGGAACGGAGCAGAACCCCCGGGACGGCCGGTCCGAGCAGGAGTCGGGACTATTACTCCTTCCTTAACTAGCAAGCGAGGAGGCTTTTGCTGTAAACAGTGACGTAACCTCTGATTAGCCCCGCTACCACACGAGAAACATTTTCtacctccctcccttccctccctgtgcgggaggcaggaggaggacggCGCGACGCCACATCAGGAAAGGGGCCCTGATGAAAACTTCCAGAAAAAGGAACCTTAACGGCTCCGGGGGgaaccccccccacaccccctgcaAACCGGGCACGCTTTTGGCTCAAGCTCTCTCCGGCCCCTCCCGCCTTTTCGGCACCCCCAGGCCCCGCGGCGGCCCCTCACGGCGGGGCAGAGGCGGGACCCCGGCCCCGCCAGGCCGGGCCTGCGGAGGGAGCGCGGCCGGGCCGCGGCACGCACCGAACGAAGCCTTACACGCCCGGGGAGAGGGCTGCTCCGCCTGCCCCGGCGCCCTCCGCTCCGGcacctgcaaaaaaaaccaaaggagcGGCGAGCCCGGCCCGGGAGGGCCCCGGCGGCCTTCGCTCACCCGCCGCGGCGGTCCCCACTTGAGATCATTTCCTCCGCGCCCCGCTAACGACCGGCACGACCCGGAAACGTTTCCCGCCGCTCCGCCGGGACTACATTTCCCAGCGCGCCCCGCGCCATCGGCGGGCTGTCGCCGTGGCGGCCGCCGTGAGGTGACGGGGAGGCCGCGGGTCCCGCCGGGCTCGGCCGCGTCCCCCGGAGCGCTCCGGTGAGGAGAGGCCgtcttcccccccgcctcccctccccggccccgctcctGTCAGCGCCGGTGCTCTGCCCGGTGCCCGCCGGCGGCTGCGGGACGCGTCCCCCCCCGGGAAGATGGCGCAGGCGGCGCTGGGCGCGGCGGGCCTCCACTTCGACGAGCTGAACAAGCTGCGGGTCCTCGACCCCGAGGTGTCGCGGCAGACGGCGCAGCTCCGGGAGGAGTGCGGGGTCTTCCTGGAGAGTAAGTCCCGCGGGGgggcgagcggctgggtgggtacacacacacacacacaccccccgcgaCCCGCCGCCGATCTGTGAGGGGATCGCAGCCGGAGCAGCAGCGTGCCCCGGACCCCGCCAGCCTGCCCGAACGCCCCTCGGCAGCTCGGAGAAGGGTCAGGGAGGCGAGCCGGGGCACGGAGggctccccccacacacacataccccccccccccagccctccctagCCCCTCGGACAGCAGGGAGGACCTCGGGACGTAGCAGTGCACGGCCAGCGTGTCGGAGAAGCATTAGTCGTCTTCAGGGGTGTTTTGAACTTTACttgatggttttcttttctttgcagagatAGCAGAATTCCAAAAAATAGTGGGTAGCTTAATCGAACTGGTTGACCAACTGGCAAAAGCTGCGGAAAGTGAGAAGATGAAGGTACTGTGCAATTAATTGCTGGCTTGTCAGGTACTCTGCTCTGTACTGTGCATGAAAAAAACAGACCTAAGCAATCTTTTTCTGTCAGTATCATACAGGCATTTCCGTGGCAGTTAACATCTGTCTCTCTGCAATATGAAAGCATGGGCCTTTTTAGTTGATACCAAGGTCTAGAAGGCTTTTACAGGCACACTCAAGAATGTCACATTACTCCTGCATTTAACAGTCCCGCTGTTCCTGCTTCTCTATATATTTGCACTTAAATAGAacgtgtatttttttaatcactcctACTAGTAGAGATTTGTCCTCAAGAGGCAGGAGAGGctctgggaggaggagaagggcttTCTAAAGACCAGATCAGTGAATAGCTCTATAAATGCCTTTGAAATTTTCTGTATTGTATTTCCGTGTGTCACCatgtggtgtgggttttttccatgttaTTGTGGAAATAGAAATTAGTGTTTAGCAGAATTGTAggtaattacttttttccttaattgttCTGGGGAGAAGAATTATAACCAGAGCTTGTCCATCTGTAGGACTAGTCACCAGTGATCAGTTTGTACTTCCAGAGGAGTCAGTGACTTTTGTTCCATGAGGTTGAAGGAAGTCTCAAATGCCTTCATCTGCCCCACCTCTACAGGGACTGTTTGCCTGTTCACCAACCGTTCAGTATTAAGCTGTCACCCTCCTTTATTGTTAGCATGGCTGAAACACGTCAAAATCAACCTGCTAGTAGTGAaaggggttaaaaaaaatttttaaaatcccAATACAGCTACATCACTGACT
The Harpia harpyja isolate bHarHar1 chromosome 12, bHarHar1 primary haplotype, whole genome shotgun sequence genome window above contains:
- the IFT20 gene encoding intraflagellar transport protein 20 homolog, which translates into the protein MAQAALGAAGLHFDELNKLRVLDPEVSRQTAQLREECGVFLEKIAEFQKIVGSLIELVDQLAKAAESEKMKAIGARNLLKSIAKQREAQEQQLQALIAEKKMQLERYRIEYETLCKIEADQNEFIDQFIFQK